GTTTGCACAAATGATAAACCATTGAAATGGTTACTACAAAAGGCTTTGTTTGCTTTTCCCATGAATAACCCAGTGAAATTGAATTGATTTCACAGGTTAAAAATTCATGGGCTTGAAAAAAATGAAATTATTGTGTTTTTTTTGTTGCTTACTGGAAAATAAATATTTTTCGGGGATGCATGATTTGGATATTTTTTAGTTCCAATAATTTACATAAAACAACTTTTCTTGGCTGTTATTAAAATCTTGACATTTTTACCTCATCAAAACCTACCTGCCAATGGGGGTTTTGATGAAAAGGATACTTTCGCTGCTACTGATTTTCTGCTTTATTTCGATCTTTGCAGAAAAGGCATTATTAGATTGCGGATTTCCCGTTCCGAATATAGAATTCAATCCTAAAATATATAATTGTTTAAAAACTGAAACTGCCCCGATCCTTGATGGCAAGCTGGATGATGAAGCCTGGAAAATGTCGGAATGGACAGATGAGTTTGTTGATATTGAAGGAAATTCGAAACCACTTCCCTACCTGAAAACCAAAGCAAAACTTTTGTGGGACGAAGACAATCTCTACATAGCAGCCGAAATGGAAGAACCGCAGCTCTGGGCTACTCTAAAAGATCATGATTCAGTCATCTATTTTGATAACGATTTTGAAGTTTTCCTCGATCCTGACTGGGATACGCAAAATTATTATGAAATGGAAATGAATGCACTCAACACAACCTGGGATCTGCTGATAACACAAACTTATTATGAAGAAGATTGTCACGCCATTGACAGTTGGGAAATTGCAGGAATGCAGACTGCTGTTCATTTGAATGGAACTTTGAACGATCCCGAAGATGAAGATATTGGCTGGAGTTTAGAAATCGCCATGCCCTGGAAGGTTCTGGAAGAATGTGCCAATCACAACGGAGCACCTCAGCCACAGGAAATGTGGAGAATGAATTTTTCTCGCGTGCAATGGGAATTGGATGTTGTGAACGGCAGATATGAAAAGAAAAAAAAATCTGAAAATAACTGGGTTTGGTCGCCACAGGGAATCATTGCTATGCACTATCCTGAAATGTGGGGAGTGCTGGTTTTTTGTGAAAACAAAGATCAATTTATTACTGATATCCCCAAATTGGATTGCGTTGATATACTTCGCAAATTTTATTATATTCAAAAAGGATTTCATTTGCAAAATCATTATTATGCTACATTAAATCAGTTAGAGCAAATTCCCGGTTATTCTGGAATTGTCGCAGGATTCCAACTTTTTCTAACTCCGAATGGTTATGAAGCTTTATACAAAGATGATAAATTTTCCTGTACTATCCGTCAGGATCGCAAAATGAAATTCAGGAAAAATTGATGCAGTTCTCTACCTGGATGCATCCGAAACAGGATGATTTTAAATGGAAATCTAAATTGGCTGAACTTGCAGAAATCGGCA
The Candidatus Cloacimonadota bacterium genome window above contains:
- a CDS encoding carbohydrate-binding family 9-like protein yields the protein MKRILSLLLIFCFISIFAEKALLDCGFPVPNIEFNPKIYNCLKTETAPILDGKLDDEAWKMSEWTDEFVDIEGNSKPLPYLKTKAKLLWDEDNLYIAAEMEEPQLWATLKDHDSVIYFDNDFEVFLDPDWDTQNYYEMEMNALNTTWDLLITQTYYEEDCHAIDSWEIAGMQTAVHLNGTLNDPEDEDIGWSLEIAMPWKVLEECANHNGAPQPQEMWRMNFSRVQWELDVVNGRYEKKKKSENNWVWSPQGIIAMHYPEMWGVLVFCENKDQFITDIPKLDCVDILRKFYYIQKGFHLQNHYYATLNQLEQIPGYSGIVAGFQLFLTPNGYEALYKDDKFSCTIRQDRKMKFRKN